DNA sequence from the Aquipuribacter hungaricus genome:
CAGCGCGACGCCCTGGTGGACGGCGCCGTCGGTGAGCCGGTCGAGGTCGCCCTTGCTCACGGGCAGGACGGACATGCCCTTGTCCGAGGCGGCGCGGACGGCGTCGCGGACGCGCGTGTCGTTGTCCAGGCCGTCCTGCAGGTACAGCGCGGTGGCGGGCACGCCGGCGACGAGCGCCTCCAGGACGGAGTTGCGGCCGGCCACGTACTCCGAGCCGGTCCCGGCGCGGCGGCGCTGCGTCCCGGGGCGCGTGGGCCGGGCGCCGGGGCGCGCGTCGCCGCCGGGGCGGGACTTCCGCATGCCGGCGACCGACCGGGCGTCGCGCTCAGCCTTCTCGGCCGCCTTCTGCGCGCCGATCTTGCGGTCGTTCGCGGGGTGCGACGGGCGGTCCTCCGCCTTGGGGGTCGGGCCGCGGCCCTCGAGCCCCTTGCGGCGCTGCCCGCCCGAGCCGACGCTCGGGCCCTTCTTGCCGCGGCGCACCGCGCCTCGTCGTCCGGCGTTGCCCGCCATCAGGTGTCTCCCTCGGTGCTCGTCGCCGGAGCAGTTCCGGCCAGGGACCAGCGTGCCCCCTCGGACGTGTCCTCGATGACCACGCCGACCGAGGCCAGGCGCTCGCGGACGGCGTCGGCGGTGGCGAAGTCGCGCGCGGCGCGGGCCGCGGCGCGCGCGTCGAGCTCCGCGGTGACCAGGGCGTCGAGCACCCCGGCGCTCCGGTCGGCGGCG
Encoded proteins:
- a CDS encoding CysS/YqeB C-terminal domain-containing protein codes for the protein AADRSAGVLDALVTAELDARAAARAARDFATADAVRERLASVGVVIEDTSEGARWSLAGTAPATSTEGDT
- the rlmB gene encoding 23S rRNA (guanosine(2251)-2'-O)-methyltransferase RlmB, coding for MAGNAGRRGAVRRGKKGPSVGSGGQRRKGLEGRGPTPKAEDRPSHPANDRKIGAQKAAEKAERDARSVAGMRKSRPGGDARPGARPTRPGTQRRRAGTGSEYVAGRNSVLEALVAGVPATALYLQDGLDNDTRVRDAVRAASDKGMSVLPVSKGDLDRLTDGAVHQGVALQIPAYEYAHPDDLLQGRKRSDVVVVALDGVTDTRNLGAVVRSAAAFGATGVVVPSRRSAGMTAGAWKSSAGAAVRVPVARAANLARALQAYKDAGLMVVGLDAGGDVQLPDLDVVGTGVCLVVGSEGEGLSRLVRDLCDTVVSIPMSGATESLNAGVAAGIVLYAVAQQR